In Halogeometricum sp. S1BR25-6, a single genomic region encodes these proteins:
- a CDS encoding CRTAC1 family protein, translated as MFEDRSGRLPDRRPLKGYGAAVTTGPGGPRLFIGGYGTDNRVLAAGDDGLADVTPDPLRDPHGHAFGVVAADVDADGDEEVYVHNSDAYGGISTEQDRLFDRTAVGWRDLFGLPVNAGRENVRAGRSVAAVDRLGTGRYGLLLACYGAPMRFYELGDDGEVTDMAEDVGVDFLTGGRSLVAGPIVTDRTDVFVGNERGPNYLLRNDGGRFTDVADELALDAPAEHARGVALVDPDGDGAFDLVVGNWEGPNRLFERRTGGEGNGSDGDPTFVDVAPAEWAEPTRTRTVLAADFDNDGAPEVFVNAMGAPNRLLRYRDGAWVASDPGAASEPRGLGTGATVCDVDGDGTLELLVVHGEIGPQPLSLYAAPNDNGWLRVRPLTEHGAPARNAVVTLRTDRGTQTRLVDGGSGYLCQTEPVAHFGLGGDTAAAAVPEAVRVRWPGGRERGVDVGEGDAETELAVEHPANRGA; from the coding sequence ATGTTCGAGGACCGCTCCGGTCGCCTCCCCGACCGGCGACCACTCAAGGGGTACGGCGCGGCCGTCACGACGGGACCGGGCGGTCCCCGCCTGTTCATCGGGGGATACGGCACCGACAACCGGGTGCTGGCGGCCGGCGACGACGGACTCGCGGACGTGACGCCGGACCCACTCAGAGACCCCCACGGGCACGCCTTCGGCGTTGTCGCGGCCGACGTCGACGCCGACGGCGACGAGGAGGTGTACGTCCACAACAGCGACGCCTACGGCGGCATCTCGACGGAGCAGGACCGCCTGTTCGACCGGACGGCGGTCGGGTGGCGGGACCTGTTCGGTCTCCCGGTCAACGCCGGCCGGGAGAACGTCCGTGCCGGGCGGTCCGTCGCGGCCGTCGACCGACTCGGCACCGGCCGCTACGGTCTCCTCTTGGCCTGCTACGGCGCGCCGATGCGCTTCTACGAACTCGGCGACGACGGCGAGGTGACCGACATGGCCGAGGACGTCGGCGTCGACTTCCTCACCGGCGGTCGGTCGCTGGTCGCCGGCCCCATCGTCACCGACCGGACGGACGTGTTCGTCGGCAACGAACGCGGACCGAACTACCTTCTCCGCAACGACGGCGGCCGCTTCACCGACGTCGCCGACGAGTTGGCCCTCGACGCGCCGGCCGAACACGCCCGCGGCGTCGCCCTCGTCGACCCCGACGGCGACGGCGCGTTCGACCTCGTGGTCGGCAACTGGGAGGGGCCGAACCGCCTCTTCGAGCGTCGGACCGGCGGAGAAGGGAACGGGAGCGACGGCGACCCGACGTTCGTCGACGTCGCCCCCGCCGAGTGGGCCGAACCCACGCGGACGCGGACCGTCCTCGCGGCCGACTTCGACAACGACGGCGCCCCCGAGGTGTTCGTCAACGCGATGGGCGCGCCGAACCGACTCCTCCGGTACCGAGACGGCGCGTGGGTCGCTTCCGACCCCGGCGCGGCGTCGGAACCGCGCGGTCTCGGCACCGGCGCGACGGTGTGCGACGTCGACGGCGACGGGACGCTAGAACTGCTCGTCGTCCACGGCGAAATCGGGCCGCAACCGCTGTCGCTGTACGCCGCGCCGAACGACAACGGGTGGCTCCGCGTCCGGCCGCTGACCGAACACGGCGCGCCCGCGCGCAACGCCGTCGTGACGCTCCGAACCGACCGCGGAACGCAGACGCGACTCGTCGACGGCGGGTCGGGCTACCTCTGCCAGACCGAACCAGTCGCGCACTTCGGCCTCGGCGGCGACACCGCCGCGGCGGCGGTACCGGAGGCGGTCCGGGTCCGCTGGCCCGGCGGGCGCGAACGCGGCGTCGACGTCGGCGAGGGGGACGCGGAGACGGAACTCGCGGTCGAGCACCCGGCGAACCGCGGCGCGTGA
- a CDS encoding DUF7511 domain-containing protein, producing MSDPSAGPDGTPEARDITGADVDRSVDVDGRKFELHSVVVTYEDDPDRCTVYPRRNRCLERVEAWLSADFDAFVDLGEMR from the coding sequence ATGTCCGACCCATCCGCCGGCCCCGACGGAACGCCAGAGGCGCGGGACATCACCGGCGCCGACGTCGACCGTTCGGTCGACGTCGACGGCCGGAAGTTCGAGCTTCACAGCGTGGTCGTCACCTACGAAGACGACCCCGACCGGTGTACGGTGTACCCCCGGCGGAACCGCTGTCTCGAACGCGTCGAGGCGTGGCTATCGGCGGACTTCGACGCCTTCGTCGACCTCGGGGAGATGCGCTGA
- a CDS encoding MutS-related protein encodes MRLQDYWGVGPKTSERLRESLGVERAVEAIEGADIRTLADAGLPRGRAVRILRRANGAAGMDALGTRDVHEVYDELLTLAGEYAVTEHAADRIRVLTPLDSVEDREDRLDDVLDAREAWESLDGDAREAVLDAFARYDDAGGSDRAAVEAALSLREAGLRGATFAALDGIDDDALREAAGALGYVEDDGSVSAGADEELDRLRDRLDSVRELESGALDALESVRSRGVRSLDEFRSAFVEYVTEETDLRRGRVESATTDDAYDEADFASATLRNLVAALEADAEAREESVAADLRADVETAREDVDAAVTAVSDIAFELSLGRFAAEHDLVRPRLVDDGLAVRSARNLTLSGDVDPVSYAVGTHGLTGGDPDSTPPSGDRVAVLTGANSGGKTTLLETLCQVALLASMGLPVPAEEAEVGAFDTIVFHRRHASFNAGVLESTLKSIVPPLSSGGRTLMLVDEFEAITEPGRAADLLEGLVSLTVRQDALGVYVTHLADELSPLPDQARIDGIFAEGLTEELALEVDYQPRFGTVGKSTPEFIVSRLVANARDRSERQGFEALAAAVGEEAVQRTLSDAVR; translated from the coding sequence ATGCGACTGCAGGACTACTGGGGGGTCGGCCCGAAGACGAGCGAGCGTCTCCGCGAGTCGCTCGGCGTCGAACGGGCCGTCGAGGCCATCGAGGGTGCCGACATCAGGACGCTCGCCGACGCGGGACTGCCCCGCGGGCGGGCCGTCCGCATCCTCCGACGCGCGAACGGCGCCGCCGGCATGGACGCCCTCGGGACGCGAGACGTCCACGAGGTGTACGACGAACTGTTGACGCTCGCCGGCGAGTACGCCGTCACCGAGCACGCGGCCGACCGCATCCGCGTGCTGACGCCGCTGGATAGCGTCGAGGACCGCGAGGACCGATTAGACGACGTGCTCGACGCGCGCGAGGCGTGGGAGTCGCTCGACGGCGACGCCCGCGAGGCCGTGCTCGACGCCTTCGCGCGCTACGACGACGCGGGCGGCTCCGACCGGGCGGCCGTCGAGGCGGCCCTCTCGCTCCGCGAGGCGGGGCTTCGGGGGGCCACGTTCGCGGCCCTCGACGGCATCGACGACGACGCCCTCCGCGAGGCCGCGGGCGCCCTCGGCTACGTCGAGGACGACGGCTCCGTCTCGGCGGGCGCCGACGAGGAACTCGACCGCCTGCGCGACCGCCTCGATTCGGTCAGAGAACTGGAGAGCGGCGCCCTCGACGCCCTCGAATCCGTCCGCTCGCGCGGCGTTCGTAGCTTGGACGAGTTCCGCTCGGCGTTCGTCGAGTACGTCACCGAGGAGACGGACCTCCGGCGCGGGCGCGTCGAGTCGGCGACGACCGACGACGCCTACGACGAGGCCGACTTCGCCTCCGCGACGCTCAGAAACCTCGTCGCGGCACTGGAGGCCGACGCCGAGGCCAGAGAGGAGTCCGTCGCCGCTGACCTCCGCGCCGACGTGGAAACCGCTCGCGAGGACGTCGACGCCGCCGTCACGGCCGTCTCCGACATCGCCTTCGAACTCTCCTTGGGTCGGTTCGCCGCCGAACACGACCTCGTCCGGCCGCGACTCGTCGACGACGGACTGGCGGTTCGGAGCGCGCGCAACCTCACGCTCTCCGGGGACGTCGACCCCGTCTCCTACGCCGTCGGCACGCACGGACTGACGGGCGGCGACCCCGACTCGACGCCGCCGTCGGGCGACCGGGTGGCCGTGCTGACCGGCGCGAACTCCGGCGGGAAGACGACGCTCCTCGAAACACTCTGTCAGGTGGCGCTGCTCGCGTCGATGGGGCTGCCGGTACCCGCCGAGGAGGCCGAAGTCGGCGCGTTCGACACCATCGTCTTCCACCGCCGGCACGCCAGTTTCAACGCGGGCGTGCTCGAATCCACGCTGAAGTCCATCGTCCCGCCGCTCTCCTCCGGCGGCCGGACCCTCATGTTGGTCGACGAGTTCGAGGCCATCACCGAACCCGGACGGGCGGCGGACCTACTGGAGGGGTTGGTGTCGCTTACGGTTCGGCAGGACGCGCTCGGGGTGTACGTGACGCACCTCGCGGACGAACTGAGCCCGCTCCCCGACCAGGCGCGCATCGACGGCATCTTCGCGGAGGGGCTGACCGAGGAGTTGGCGCTCGAAGTGGACTACCAGCCGCGGTTCGGCACCGTCGGCAAGTCGACGCCGGAGTTCATCGTCTCGCGACTGGTCGCCAACGCCCGCGACCGGTCGGAGCGACAGGGGTTCGAAGCGCTGGCGGCCGCCGTCGGCGAGGAGGCGGTCCAGCGGACGCTCTCGGACGCGGTCCGATAG
- a CDS encoding UPF0058 family protein, with the protein MKKNELVHLHALLTCVAEDFAGRGVVESEAFAEYRALGISARSLRASREDHQTAVRLLAETLSAAAAEDADHGTPGDTHLSPR; encoded by the coding sequence ATGAAGAAGAACGAACTGGTCCACCTGCACGCCCTCCTGACGTGCGTGGCCGAGGATTTCGCCGGTCGCGGGGTCGTCGAATCCGAGGCGTTCGCGGAGTACCGCGCGCTCGGCATCTCCGCCCGGTCGCTGCGCGCCTCGCGGGAGGACCACCAGACGGCCGTCCGCCTCCTCGCCGAGACGCTCTCGGCCGCGGCGGCCGAGGACGCCGACCACGGGACTCCCGGCGACACGCACCTCTCGCCCCGATAA
- a CDS encoding DUF7563 family protein produces the protein MPECRNCESFVTRDYVRVFAPDGADDPRVCPHCEDKLRDGGDVREARAKRVSS, from the coding sequence ATGCCTGAGTGCCGCAACTGCGAGTCGTTCGTGACGCGAGACTACGTCCGGGTGTTCGCCCCCGACGGCGCCGACGACCCGCGCGTCTGCCCCCACTGCGAGGACAAACTGCGCGACGGCGGCGACGTCCGCGAGGCGCGGGCGAAGCGCGTCTCCTCCTGA
- a CDS encoding PAS domain S-box protein, whose protein sequence is MEDSTRRSAGEFETGVREHLERVSDAVFTVDADDRFTYLNGKAATLLGRERAELVGAAVTEAFPDAEGSRFLRECERACAEGEPTTFTDYYAPLQKWFEADIYPAEEGVTVYFNDVTDRRRREERLERQRDRLDILETFTQVITEVSSASEDAISREHVEQLVCSRLVETTPLTFAWIGRIDGDTIVPSAWAGAEHGYLSESSFSADAEKATGQGPVGRAVRRNEVQITANVEADDMWGPWREAALERGFKSCACVPLEYRGSNYGALSLYSEREGAFGDEDGPKDPLQQLGDAVAHAVDTVERRREERELKRRREEFSTFVKDVEEYAIFRLDPDGHVASWNRGAEEIKGYEESEVLGKHFSIFYPEDAEDGYPAELLEQARTEGQVKDEGWRVRKDGTRFWALVTLTALTDDGGACRGFVKVVRDMTDRKRRERRLDAVFNRTFQFMGLMDPDGTVVKVNDAATEFAGADREELIGKRFWEAPWWDASEDTTAGLKDAIRWAAAGEFVRYEATGADPRTGAELVLDFSITPVTDEMGEVVLLVPEGRDITERKQRERELRQERERLEFMNRILRHNLLNGLNVVSARAEILEDFVDEPGRTHLSTVRGRIEEMVDLVETMRSFTKAIVHSEAHELEAHPLGKTLVRELERIDDDNENVVISTERPIPDVDVLADDLLPQVFENVLTNAVQHNDKAVPRIVVDVEECTDGMVAVRIEDNGPGVPDEEKRHIVEKGVEGLATPGSGFGLYLVKELVDSYGGTIDVSDNDPTGAIFTIVLQTV, encoded by the coding sequence ATGGAGGACTCTACGAGACGGTCGGCGGGCGAGTTCGAGACGGGGGTGCGCGAGCACCTCGAACGCGTCTCGGACGCGGTGTTCACCGTCGACGCCGACGACCGGTTCACCTACCTGAACGGGAAGGCGGCGACGCTGTTGGGCCGGGAGCGAGCGGAGTTGGTCGGCGCGGCGGTCACCGAGGCGTTTCCGGACGCGGAGGGTTCGCGGTTCCTCCGGGAGTGCGAGCGCGCGTGCGCCGAGGGGGAGCCGACGACGTTCACCGACTACTACGCCCCCCTGCAGAAGTGGTTCGAGGCCGACATCTACCCCGCCGAAGAGGGCGTCACGGTCTACTTCAACGACGTGACCGACCGGCGGCGCCGCGAGGAGCGTCTCGAACGCCAGCGGGACCGCCTCGACATCCTGGAGACGTTCACGCAGGTCATCACCGAGGTGAGCAGCGCCAGCGAGGACGCCATCTCGCGGGAGCACGTCGAGCAGTTGGTGTGCAGTCGGCTAGTCGAGACGACGCCGCTGACGTTCGCGTGGATCGGCCGCATCGACGGCGACACCATCGTGCCGTCGGCGTGGGCCGGCGCGGAGCACGGGTACCTCTCGGAGTCGTCGTTCTCCGCCGACGCCGAGAAGGCGACCGGCCAGGGACCGGTGGGCCGGGCGGTCAGGCGGAACGAGGTGCAGATAACGGCGAACGTCGAGGCGGACGACATGTGGGGACCGTGGCGCGAGGCAGCCCTCGAACGCGGGTTCAAATCCTGTGCCTGCGTTCCCCTCGAATACCGCGGGTCGAACTACGGCGCCCTCTCTCTGTACTCCGAGCGCGAGGGGGCGTTCGGCGACGAAGACGGGCCGAAAGACCCGCTCCAACAACTCGGCGACGCCGTCGCCCACGCCGTCGACACCGTCGAGCGGAGGCGAGAGGAGCGCGAACTGAAGCGCCGGCGCGAGGAGTTCAGCACGTTCGTCAAGGACGTCGAGGAGTACGCCATCTTCCGTCTGGACCCCGACGGCCACGTCGCCAGTTGGAACCGCGGCGCCGAGGAGATAAAGGGCTACGAGGAGTCGGAGGTGCTCGGCAAGCACTTCTCCATTTTCTACCCCGAGGACGCCGAGGACGGCTACCCCGCCGAGTTGCTCGAACAGGCGCGCACGGAGGGACAGGTCAAGGACGAGGGGTGGCGCGTCCGCAAGGACGGCACGCGCTTTTGGGCGCTGGTGACGCTCACCGCACTGACCGACGACGGCGGCGCCTGCCGGGGGTTCGTGAAAGTCGTCCGCGACATGACCGACCGGAAGCGCCGCGAACGCCGCCTTGACGCCGTGTTCAACCGAACCTTCCAGTTCATGGGGCTGATGGACCCCGACGGGACGGTGGTGAAGGTGAACGACGCCGCCACGGAGTTCGCGGGCGCCGACCGCGAGGAACTCATCGGCAAGCGCTTCTGGGAGGCGCCCTGGTGGGACGCCAGCGAGGACACCACCGCCGGACTGAAAGACGCCATTAGATGGGCCGCCGCGGGCGAGTTCGTCCGTTACGAGGCCACCGGGGCGGACCCGCGGACGGGCGCGGAACTCGTCCTCGATTTCTCCATCACGCCCGTCACCGACGAGATGGGCGAAGTCGTCCTCTTGGTCCCCGAGGGGCGCGACATCACCGAGCGCAAACAGCGCGAACGCGAACTCAGACAGGAGCGCGAGCGACTGGAGTTCATGAACCGCATCCTCCGGCACAACCTCCTCAACGGTCTCAACGTCGTCAGCGCGCGGGCGGAGATTCTGGAGGACTTCGTCGACGAACCGGGGCGGACGCATCTCTCGACGGTGCGCGGCCGCATCGAGGAGATGGTCGACCTCGTGGAGACGATGCGCTCGTTCACCAAGGCCATCGTCCACAGCGAGGCGCACGAACTGGAGGCACATCCCCTCGGGAAGACGCTCGTACGCGAACTCGAACGCATCGACGACGACAACGAGAACGTCGTCATCTCGACGGAGCGACCCATCCCAGACGTCGACGTCCTCGCCGACGACCTGTTACCCCAGGTGTTCGAGAACGTCCTCACGAACGCCGTCCAACACAACGACAAGGCCGTCCCGCGCATCGTCGTCGACGTCGAGGAGTGCACCGACGGCATGGTCGCCGTCCGAATCGAGGACAACGGCCCCGGCGTTCCCGACGAGGAGAAGCGCCACATCGTCGAGAAAGGCGTCGAAGGACTCGCGACGCCCGGCAGCGGGTTCGGACTCTACCTCGTGAAGGAACTCGTCGACAGTTACGGCGGCACCATCGACGTGAGCGACAACGACCCCACCGGCGCCATCTTCACCATCGTGCTCCAAACAGTGTGA
- a CDS encoding bacterio-opsin activator domain-containing protein, producing the protein MSTERSLGEEKDGRSATPVVLVVDDDEDLADTCEYWLRDDYDVRVAYGGEAALDQVDETVDVVLLDRRMPNVSGDDVLEALRDRGLDCHVAMMTAVEPDTDIVDMPFDDYLVKPVTKTDVREAVDELVVRSDFDEEVREFFALESTESALETRDVDDLRDPEVLSELREQVEAVRRGQADEIEKRQRQLDRLHHINDLLREVDRALVDATTREEIEETVCESLASFDAYTAAWVARYSDAVNAVTCRTSAGVAPPRLNGTAEAVTPVVRTALQERQVQLVDEVSAEHFAAVFESDETVPSGLDRETLSAVIVPVAYRDTAYGALVVYTDRAESLGEDDRTVFEELGATIGHGINAAESKRLLYSDTAVELEFSHEDRDDLFVDLSATLGCRVTLQGFSPAADGGISCYLSTADADAEAVLEYFTTHESVENARTITDGPEESMFEVRITGTGSTVLGPLIEFGASVNTLTATNGEGSLAVTVSPDADLRVLSDTVRSAFPAVEVVAKREVEQSVQSTETFKRELEDKLTSRQHDVLETAFVSGYFDWPRGSTAEEVAESLGISAPTFHEHLRSGERKLMEAFFEETAESATTEKRRVTNN; encoded by the coding sequence ATGTCCACCGAACGTTCGCTGGGTGAGGAGAAGGACGGTCGCTCAGCGACGCCCGTCGTCTTGGTCGTCGACGACGACGAGGACTTGGCGGACACCTGCGAATACTGGCTCCGGGACGACTACGACGTCCGCGTCGCGTACGGCGGCGAGGCCGCGTTGGACCAAGTCGACGAGACGGTCGACGTGGTCCTCCTCGACCGTCGGATGCCCAACGTCTCGGGCGACGACGTCCTCGAAGCCCTCCGCGACCGCGGCCTCGACTGCCACGTGGCGATGATGACCGCAGTCGAACCCGACACCGACATCGTCGACATGCCGTTCGACGACTACCTCGTCAAACCCGTGACGAAGACGGACGTCCGCGAGGCCGTCGACGAACTCGTCGTCCGGTCGGACTTCGACGAGGAGGTGCGGGAGTTCTTCGCGCTCGAATCGACCGAATCGGCCCTCGAAACGCGCGACGTCGACGACCTGCGCGACCCGGAGGTTCTGAGCGAACTCCGCGAGCAGGTCGAGGCGGTCCGCCGCGGTCAGGCCGACGAGATCGAAAAGCGCCAGCGACAACTCGACCGACTGCACCACATCAACGACCTGCTCCGGGAGGTCGACCGGGCGCTCGTCGACGCGACGACCCGCGAGGAGATAGAGGAGACCGTCTGCGAGTCGCTGGCGTCGTTCGACGCCTACACCGCCGCGTGGGTCGCCCGCTACAGCGACGCCGTGAACGCGGTCACCTGCCGCACCTCCGCGGGCGTCGCGCCGCCGCGACTCAACGGCACGGCGGAGGCGGTCACGCCTGTCGTCCGCACGGCCCTGCAGGAGCGACAGGTCCAGTTGGTCGACGAGGTGAGCGCCGAGCACTTCGCGGCGGTGTTCGAATCGGACGAGACGGTCCCGTCGGGACTCGACCGCGAGACGCTCTCGGCCGTCATCGTCCCCGTCGCGTACCGCGACACCGCCTACGGCGCGCTCGTCGTCTACACCGACCGAGCGGAGTCGCTCGGCGAGGACGACCGGACGGTGTTCGAGGAACTCGGCGCGACCATCGGCCACGGTATCAACGCCGCCGAGTCGAAGCGCCTTCTCTACAGCGACACCGCGGTCGAACTGGAGTTCTCCCACGAGGACAGAGACGACCTGTTCGTCGACCTCTCGGCGACCCTCGGCTGTCGCGTCACGCTCCAGGGGTTCTCGCCCGCCGCGGACGGCGGCATCTCCTGCTATCTGAGCACCGCGGACGCCGACGCCGAGGCGGTACTTGAGTATTTCACCACCCACGAGTCGGTCGAGAACGCCCGCACCATCACCGACGGTCCCGAGGAGTCCATGTTCGAGGTACGCATCACGGGCACGGGGTCGACGGTGCTCGGCCCGCTCATCGAGTTCGGCGCCAGCGTCAACACGCTCACCGCGACGAACGGCGAGGGGTCGCTGGCCGTCACCGTCTCGCCCGACGCGGACCTCCGCGTCCTGAGCGACACGGTCCGCTCCGCGTTCCCGGCCGTCGAAGTCGTCGCCAAGCGCGAAGTCGAACAGTCCGTCCAGTCGACGGAGACGTTCAAGCGCGAACTGGAGGACAAACTCACGAGCAGACAGCACGACGTCCTGGAGACGGCGTTCGTCTCGGGCTACTTCGACTGGCCGCGCGGGAGCACCGCCGAGGAGGTGGCCGAGTCGCTCGGTATCTCCGCGCCGACGTTCCACGAGCACCTCCGCTCGGGCGAGCGGAAACTGATGGAAGCGTTCTTCGAGGAGACGGCGGAGTCGGCGACGACCGAGAAACGCCGCGTGACGAACAACTGA
- a CDS encoding response regulator — translation MTVTPADVPSERPTVLIADDEAALTDSMAVWLSDYYRVRTAYTGHEALREFDPTVDVVLLDRHMPGLSGERVMEELNETDVNPCVALLTATCADDFGPELEELGFDDLLTKPISRDELLEAVSELVSASSASEPARR, via the coding sequence ATGACCGTAACTCCCGCTGACGTGCCTTCGGAGCGACCCACCGTCCTCATCGCGGACGACGAGGCCGCTCTCACAGATAGCATGGCCGTGTGGCTGTCCGACTACTACCGAGTGCGGACGGCGTACACCGGCCACGAGGCGCTCAGGGAGTTCGACCCGACCGTCGACGTCGTCCTCCTCGACCGGCACATGCCCGGTCTCTCGGGGGAGCGCGTCATGGAGGAACTGAACGAGACGGACGTGAACCCGTGCGTCGCGCTTCTCACGGCGACGTGCGCGGACGACTTCGGACCCGAACTGGAGGAACTCGGTTTCGACGACCTCCTTACGAAGCCGATCTCCCGAGACGAGCTTCTCGAAGCCGTCTCGGAACTGGTATCGGCGTCGTCGGCCTCCGAACCCGCGCGGCGCTGA
- a CDS encoding helix-turn-helix domain-containing protein: protein MPDSMAEYLQADMECEGLLECIHGLKQLDKQVFQTLVESGEPLTVDEVADTVERERSTAYRSVQRLLQAGFIQKDQVNYDQGGYYHVYRPTDPDEVADDMQRMLNDWYAKMGTLIQEFRDKYDAEASRGEVAVSE from the coding sequence ATGCCCGACTCGATGGCCGAGTACCTTCAGGCCGACATGGAGTGTGAGGGACTGTTAGAGTGCATCCACGGCCTCAAACAGCTCGACAAGCAGGTGTTTCAGACGCTCGTCGAGTCCGGCGAGCCGCTGACCGTCGACGAAGTCGCCGACACCGTCGAACGCGAGCGCTCGACGGCCTACCGCTCGGTTCAGCGGCTCCTGCAGGCCGGATTCATCCAGAAGGACCAGGTGAACTACGACCAGGGCGGCTACTACCACGTCTACCGGCCGACGGACCCCGACGAAGTCGCCGACGACATGCAGCGGATGCTCAACGACTGGTACGCGAAGATGGGGACGCTCATCCAGGAGTTCCGCGACAAGTACGACGCGGAGGCGTCCCGCGGCGAAGTCGCCGTCTCGGAGTAG
- a CDS encoding N-acyl homoserine lactonase family protein: MVDATVRLVDRGRVFADEGYVVDGAAMGTASNPNPDRERVEFVVWNAVVDHPEGTFLWDTGSHPEAGDGYWPDPLYQAFEHVDAAEHHLESDLDAVGYDLSDIDGVVMSHLHLDHAGGLRHFEGTDVPIYVHEEEVKFAYYSAKTTEGSIAYLAKDFDRDLNWEVVHRHRHTLAEDFELYHLPGHTPGVLGARIDLPDETVILAGDECYVDANYAEEVPLGPGLLWSERDWFESLQTVKELQRRTGGDVLYGHDLERFESFGDGWNV; encoded by the coding sequence ATGGTCGATGCCACAGTCAGACTGGTGGACCGAGGCCGCGTCTTCGCCGACGAGGGCTACGTCGTCGACGGCGCGGCGATGGGAACCGCCTCGAACCCGAACCCCGACCGCGAACGCGTCGAATTCGTCGTCTGGAACGCCGTCGTCGACCACCCCGAGGGGACGTTCCTCTGGGACACCGGGTCGCACCCCGAAGCGGGCGACGGCTACTGGCCCGACCCCCTCTACCAGGCGTTCGAGCACGTCGACGCGGCGGAACACCACCTCGAATCCGACCTCGACGCCGTCGGCTACGACCTCTCGGACATCGACGGCGTCGTGATGAGCCACCTGCACCTCGACCACGCCGGCGGCCTCCGGCACTTCGAGGGGACGGACGTGCCGATATACGTCCACGAGGAGGAGGTGAAGTTCGCCTACTACTCCGCGAAGACGACGGAGGGTTCCATCGCCTACCTCGCGAAGGACTTCGACCGCGACCTGAACTGGGAGGTGGTCCACCGCCACCGCCACACCCTCGCCGAGGACTTCGAGTTGTACCACCTACCGGGGCACACGCCCGGCGTGCTCGGAGCGCGAATCGACCTGCCCGACGAGACGGTGATACTCGCGGGCGACGAGTGCTACGTCGACGCCAACTACGCCGAGGAGGTACCGCTGGGGCCGGGACTGCTCTGGTCCGAGCGCGACTGGTTCGAGAGCCTCCAGACGGTGAAAGAACTCCAGCGGCGGACGGGCGGGGACGTGCTGTACGGGCACGACCTCGAACGCTTCGAGTCGTTCGGCGACGGCTGGAACGTCTGA